The Flavobacterium marginilacus genome window below encodes:
- a CDS encoding nuclear transport factor 2 family protein yields MKTSENTLWKYSDEQQQLAKQIIDLEMTALDKWFNGDSSGYRDLWSKTNFSYFDGVFDHRIDTHEEISKFVTSVVDGKLYAKSYDFTNPRVQFGQDIAILTFQLHADTSLIDMHYNCIEIYQKEGDSWSVIHSTWSFIRPMDMDFNAIKEVV; encoded by the coding sequence ATGAAAACAAGTGAGAACACACTTTGGAAGTATAGTGACGAACAACAACAACTCGCCAAACAAATTATCGATTTAGAAATGACTGCTCTTGACAAATGGTTCAATGGAGACAGCTCTGGCTACAGAGATCTTTGGTCGAAGACAAATTTCTCCTATTTCGATGGCGTCTTTGATCACCGTATAGATACGCACGAAGAGATTTCAAAATTTGTTACGTCAGTAGTAGATGGAAAACTTTACGCAAAGAGCTACGACTTCACCAATCCGCGAGTTCAATTCGGACAGGACATCGCAATATTGACATTTCAATTGCATGCAGATACATCACTTATTGACATGCACTATAATTGCATTGAAATATATCAAAAAGAAGGAGATAGTTGGAGTGTTATACATTCTACCTGGTCATTTATTCGCCCAATGGATATGGATTTTAATGCTATCAAAGAAGTGGTATAA
- a CDS encoding MmcQ/YjbR family DNA-binding protein, which yields MNVEDFRKYCLSLNDVTEKMPFGKATSQYDRNLLVFSIGDKWFCLVNIEVFDFCVLKSEPDLIEELRIQYDSIRPGYHMNHKHWISVYFNKDVPYAKIKELVQKSHNLIIDGLSKKQKESLN from the coding sequence ATGAATGTTGAGGATTTTAGAAAATATTGTCTATCTCTAAATGATGTGACTGAAAAAATGCCATTTGGAAAAGCAACAAGTCAATACGATCGTAATTTACTTGTCTTTTCTATTGGTGATAAATGGTTTTGCCTTGTAAATATTGAGGTTTTTGACTTCTGCGTTCTAAAATCAGAACCCGATTTAATTGAAGAATTACGCATTCAATACGACAGCATCCGCCCCGGCTATCATATGAATCACAAACATTGGATTTCAGTATATTTTAACAAAGATGTTCCGTATGCGAAAATTAAAGAGTTGGTACAAAAATCACATAACCTTATAATTGATGGTCTATCAAAAAAGCAAAAAGAAAGCTTAAATTAG
- a CDS encoding MmcQ/YjbR family DNA-binding protein produces the protein MDIETFRAYCLSFPDTHDGMPFQGFFKNSRAILVFYAGKKMFCFFDIDRFDYCTIKCNPETIEELREQEGFEKPFNLSWKHWINVSLEGNVPDEIIKDLVEKSYQLVAKGGAKGNK, from the coding sequence ATGGATATAGAAACATTTAGAGCATACTGTTTATCCTTTCCTGATACGCACGACGGAATGCCTTTTCAAGGTTTTTTTAAGAATTCACGAGCTATCTTAGTGTTTTATGCAGGAAAGAAAATGTTTTGTTTTTTTGACATTGATAGATTCGATTATTGCACTATAAAATGTAATCCTGAAACTATTGAAGAACTCAGAGAACAGGAAGGTTTTGAAAAACCATTCAATTTAAGTTGGAAACACTGGATTAATGTTAGTCTTGAAGGCAATGTTCCTGACGAAATTATAAAGGATTTAGTTGAAAAATCGTATCAATTAGTTGCAAAAGGCGGGGCAAAGGGAAATAAATAA
- a CDS encoding DUF5131 family protein, which produces MSVIWNLWHGCIKITEGCKNCYVFRRDALYGIDSKNVYKTRNFDLPLKRKRDKSYKIPSGEHVWTCFTSDFFIEEADDWRDEAWKMIKLRQDLTFSMATKRIDRVQQCLPNDWGSGYDNVKLYCSVENQKQAELRLPTFKKLPFAKKGIICEPLLGTIDLSQHLKGDWIEQVVVGGESGDNARVCNYNWIIEIRNACVENNVSFIFKQTGTLFVKESKSYKIPRKLQSSQARKAKLNFNSESNLSV; this is translated from the coding sequence ATGTCGGTTATCTGGAATTTATGGCACGGATGCATTAAAATCACTGAAGGATGTAAAAATTGCTACGTTTTTCGGAGAGATGCCTTATACGGTATCGACAGTAAAAATGTGTACAAGACCCGAAATTTTGATTTACCTTTAAAAAGAAAAAGGGACAAAAGCTACAAAATACCTTCTGGCGAACACGTGTGGACTTGCTTTACTTCTGATTTTTTTATAGAAGAAGCAGACGATTGGCGTGATGAAGCTTGGAAAATGATAAAACTTCGCCAAGACCTCACTTTTTCAATGGCAACAAAACGGATAGACCGAGTACAACAATGCCTTCCAAATGATTGGGGTTCTGGTTATGACAACGTAAAGCTTTATTGTTCTGTTGAAAACCAAAAACAGGCAGAACTACGGCTCCCAACATTTAAAAAATTACCCTTCGCAAAAAAGGGAATCATTTGTGAACCTCTTTTAGGAACTATCGATCTCTCACAGCATTTAAAAGGCGATTGGATAGAACAAGTTGTTGTGGGGGGCGAATCTGGGGATAATGCTCGTGTTTGCAATTATAATTGGATAATCGAAATTAGAAATGCCTGTGTGGAAAATAATGTTTCTTTCATTTTTAAACAAACAGGTACCTTGTTTGTAAAAGAAAGTAAAAGCTATAAAATACCAAGAAAACTTCAATCTTCTCAAGCTCGAAAAGCAAAATTAAACTTCAATTCAGAATCCAATTTAAGTGTTTAA
- a CDS encoding helix-turn-helix domain-containing protein, with the protein MATKQINKNAEIVFSCSGSTRNNTEMIAEEHCVVRVLSGELKVIQLNKTYVFGLGETLLFPRNQLSTLIKSDKDGLPYRAIVVKLTQDVLRAFYEQKKLQATLVSKTDYIIPLSQSPLLDSFFASILPYFDLNYKLPQELSQLKIQEAITVLRSINKDIDNILSDFSEPHKINLVEFMERNYMFNMPIEKFGYLTGRSLTTFKRDFKKAFNTTPQKWITQKRLELARFQITEKKRKPIDVFYEVGFENLSHFSFAFKKQFGKSPTEFLNSNLR; encoded by the coding sequence ATGGCAACAAAACAAATCAATAAAAACGCTGAAATTGTTTTCAGCTGCAGCGGATCTACTCGAAACAATACCGAAATGATTGCGGAGGAACATTGCGTTGTTCGGGTGCTGTCGGGCGAATTAAAAGTTATTCAGTTAAATAAAACCTATGTTTTTGGGTTGGGCGAAACGCTTCTTTTCCCAAGAAATCAACTATCTACATTAATAAAATCCGATAAAGACGGCCTGCCTTACAGAGCCATTGTGGTAAAACTGACACAGGATGTTTTAAGGGCATTTTACGAACAAAAAAAATTGCAAGCCACTCTGGTTTCTAAAACCGATTACATCATTCCGTTGTCCCAAAGTCCTTTGCTTGACAGTTTTTTTGCTTCGATCTTGCCGTATTTCGACCTAAACTACAAATTGCCGCAAGAGCTTTCCCAATTGAAAATTCAGGAAGCGATTACCGTTTTGCGCTCCATAAACAAAGATATCGACAACATTTTATCTGACTTTTCAGAACCTCATAAAATCAACCTTGTCGAATTTATGGAACGTAATTATATGTTCAATATGCCAATAGAAAAATTTGGTTACCTGACTGGGCGAAGTTTGACCACTTTTAAACGTGACTTTAAAAAGGCTTTCAATACAACACCACAAAAGTGGATTACCCAAAAGCGACTGGAACTAGCCCGTTTTCAAATAACTGAAAAAAAGAGAAAACCTATTGATGTTTTTTATGAAGTGGGTTTTGAAAACTTATCCCATTTCTCATTTGCTTTCAAAAAACAATTCGGTAAAAGCCCTACGGAGTTTTTAAATAGCAATCTGCGATAA
- a CDS encoding NADP-dependent oxidoreductase — MKAFIVKKYSKKEKLQLTQVADPNITENQVLVQIHSAGVNLLDSLIRNGDFKLFLPYKAPFINGHDMAGVITKVGAKVSKFKVGDEVYSRVGDHRIGTFAEQIAVNEGDLALKPKNISMEEAASIPLVGLTVWQALVEIANLKKGQKVFIQAGSGGVGTFAIQLAKHLGAFVATTTSSANTALVKSLGADLVIDYKTQDFATILKDYDVVLHSNREAKILENSLKILKPGGTLVSLTGPPTPEFAKEIGLAWPFRILMGLLSRSVRGKAKKLGVNFNFLFMRAEGSQLQQITQLIESGIIKPVIDRTFPFEQTNDAMTYVESGRAKGKVVIKIK; from the coding sequence ATGAAAGCATTCATAGTAAAAAAATACAGCAAAAAAGAAAAATTGCAACTGACTCAAGTGGCTGACCCCAATATAACCGAAAATCAAGTATTAGTTCAAATTCATAGTGCCGGTGTAAATTTATTGGATTCACTTATTAGAAATGGCGATTTCAAACTATTTTTGCCTTACAAAGCTCCTTTTATAAACGGACACGATATGGCGGGCGTTATCACCAAAGTAGGAGCAAAAGTTTCAAAATTTAAAGTCGGCGACGAAGTATATTCCAGAGTTGGCGACCACAGAATAGGGACATTTGCAGAACAGATTGCCGTAAACGAAGGCGATTTGGCATTAAAACCCAAAAATATTTCAATGGAAGAAGCAGCTTCTATTCCATTGGTTGGATTGACAGTTTGGCAAGCTCTAGTTGAAATTGCCAATTTGAAAAAAGGGCAAAAGGTGTTCATTCAAGCGGGTTCCGGAGGCGTGGGTACTTTTGCCATTCAGTTAGCCAAACATTTGGGGGCATTTGTAGCCACAACAACCAGTTCGGCAAATACAGCTTTGGTAAAAAGCCTAGGTGCCGATTTGGTTATTGACTACAAAACACAAGATTTCGCAACTATCTTAAAAGATTACGATGTGGTATTGCATAGCAATAGAGAAGCAAAAATTCTTGAAAATTCGTTAAAAATTTTAAAACCAGGAGGTACACTTGTTTCTTTGACTGGTCCGCCTACTCCGGAATTTGCAAAAGAAATTGGGTTAGCCTGGCCTTTTAGAATACTGATGGGACTATTGAGTAGATCGGTAAGAGGAAAAGCAAAAAAGTTAGGTGTTAATTTTAACTTTTTGTTTATGAGAGCTGAAGGAAGCCAATTACAACAAATTACCCAATTAATAGAATCAGGTATTATAAAACCAGTTATAGATAGGACGTTCCCATTTGAGCAAACCAACGATGCTATGACTTATGTAGAATCAGGACGTGCCAAAGGTAAAGTTGTCATTAAAATCAAATAA
- a CDS encoding SDR family NAD(P)-dependent oxidoreductase has translation MGQKNHSGVLQKPIGSGFNATSTTKDVIKGIDLTGKTAIITGGDGGYGLEITKALTSAGATVIIPSRNVEKSKEIVNGIANVEVEALDLADSASIKAFAEKFLASGRSLHLLINNAGIMWTPLHRDSKGNEGQFSTNHLGHFQLTAKLWDALKKANGARVVNVSSSSHHFSPILFDDINFNQREYDKFVAYGQSKTANILFAVELDKRGQQFGVRAYALNPGLSLETNLGKHMTFEDFVTLGILHPDGTPNKEAEASMDKIKKTKEQGAATAVWAATSPQLQNIGGVYLEDVEIAQYDATNYDSIAAAYKNPAGFPGTAPFALDAESAQKLWTLSEELTQIKFDI, from the coding sequence ATGGGACAAAAAAATCACAGCGGAGTCTTGCAAAAACCGATAGGCTCTGGCTTCAACGCAACATCAACAACAAAAGATGTTATCAAGGGAATTGACCTTACAGGAAAAACCGCTATCATTACAGGTGGTGATGGAGGTTATGGTTTAGAAATCACCAAAGCGTTAACATCGGCTGGAGCTACGGTTATCATTCCGTCTAGAAATGTAGAAAAATCAAAAGAAATTGTAAATGGAATTGCCAATGTAGAAGTAGAAGCATTAGACTTGGCAGACTCTGCTTCTATCAAGGCTTTTGCAGAGAAATTTTTAGCCTCTGGCAGATCATTGCATTTGCTTATTAACAATGCGGGCATTATGTGGACGCCACTACATCGTGATTCCAAAGGTAACGAAGGACAGTTTTCTACCAATCATTTAGGTCATTTTCAACTAACGGCCAAACTTTGGGATGCATTAAAAAAAGCAAATGGAGCAAGAGTGGTTAATGTTTCGTCATCATCACATCATTTCTCACCAATTCTTTTTGATGACATAAACTTTAACCAAAGAGAGTACGATAAATTTGTGGCTTATGGACAATCTAAAACTGCAAATATTCTTTTTGCCGTAGAATTAGACAAAAGAGGACAGCAATTTGGCGTTCGGGCTTATGCTCTGAATCCTGGTTTGAGCTTGGAAACTAATTTGGGTAAGCATATGACATTTGAAGATTTTGTTACTTTAGGTATATTACATCCTGATGGTACTCCGAACAAAGAGGCAGAAGCATCAATGGATAAAATAAAAAAGACTAAAGAACAGGGAGCTGCAACAGCGGTTTGGGCTGCAACGAGTCCTCAGCTTCAAAACATCGGAGGAGTGTATTTGGAAGATGTTGAAATTGCCCAATATGATGCGACTAATTATGACAGCATTGCAGCAGCCTATAAAAATCCTGCGGGATTTCCTGGTACAGCACCGTTTGCATTGGATGCAGAATCAGCTCAAAAACTTTGGACACTGAGTGAAGAATTAACGCAGATAAAATTTGACATTTAA